A single window of Salvia splendens isolate huo1 chromosome 8, SspV2, whole genome shotgun sequence DNA harbors:
- the LOC121742933 gene encoding protein mago nashi homolog produces the protein MADGVDDGEFYLRYYVGHKGKFGHEFLEFEFRPDGKLRYANNSNYKNDTMIRKEIFLTPAVLKECRRIVADSEIMKEDDNNWPEPDRVGRQELEIVMGNEHISFTTSKIGSLMDVQTSKDPEGLRIFYYLVQDLKCFVFSLISLHFKIKPI, from the exons ATGGCCGACGGCGTCGACGACGGCGAGTTCTACCTGCGCTACTACGTCGGGCACAAAGgaaaattcggccacgagttcCTCGAATTCGAGTTCCGCCCCGACGGCAAGCTTCGCTATGCCAACAACTCCAACTACAAGAACGATACCATGATTCGCAAGGAGATCTTCCTCACCCCCGCGGTGCTCAAGGAGTGCCGCCGCATCGTTGCCGATTCCGAG ATAATGAAGGAAGACGACAACAATTGGCCGGAGCCTGACCGCGTGGGAAGGCAGGAGCTGGAAATTGTGATGGGGAATGAGCATATCTCTTTCACTACATCGAAGATTGGATCTCTGATGGACGTTCAGACTAGCAAGGATCCCGAGGGTTTGAGGATCTTTTACTATCTTGTTCAG GATCTTAAATGTTTCGTCTTCTCACTTATCTCACTACATTTTAAGATCAAGCCCATATGA